A single window of Streptomyces globosus DNA harbors:
- a CDS encoding beta-ketoacyl-[acyl-carrier-protein] synthase family protein: protein MRRVVITGIGVVAPGRPGTREFWSLLTEGRTATRAISLFDATSFRSRVAAEADFDPVAHGFTAEERTRLDRAAQFALTAAREALADAGAAADPVRTGVTLGSALGCTTGLDAEYGVVSERGTRRLVDHTKAVAHLHDYLVPSSMAAEVARAAGAQGPVALVSTGCTSGLDAIGHAVDLVREGSADVMLAGATEAPITPITAACFDAIRATSTRNDDPATASRPFDATRNGFVLGEGCAVLVLEEYGHARRRGAHIYAEIAGFASRSNAYHMTGLRPDGVEMAAAITAALDEARLAPDRIDYVNAHGSGTKQNDKHETEAFKRALGQHAYEVPVSSIKSMIGHSLGAIGALEVAACALAIEHDTVPPTANLHEPDPACDLDYTPLTARSRRTDAVLTVGSGFGGFQSAMILTDPGLTPKAED from the coding sequence ATGAGGCGCGTCGTCATCACCGGCATCGGAGTCGTCGCCCCCGGCCGGCCCGGCACCCGGGAGTTCTGGTCCCTGCTCACCGAGGGCCGCACCGCCACCCGCGCGATCAGCCTCTTCGACGCCACCTCCTTCCGCTCCCGCGTCGCCGCCGAGGCCGACTTCGACCCCGTCGCCCACGGCTTCACCGCCGAGGAGCGCACCCGCCTCGACCGCGCCGCCCAGTTCGCCCTCACCGCCGCCCGCGAGGCCCTCGCCGACGCGGGCGCCGCCGCCGACCCCGTCCGCACCGGCGTCACCCTCGGCAGTGCCCTCGGCTGCACCACCGGGCTCGACGCCGAGTACGGCGTCGTCAGCGAGCGCGGCACGCGCCGCCTCGTCGACCACACCAAGGCCGTCGCCCACCTGCACGACTACCTCGTGCCCAGCTCCATGGCCGCCGAAGTGGCCCGCGCCGCCGGCGCCCAGGGGCCCGTCGCGCTCGTCTCCACCGGATGCACCTCCGGCCTCGACGCGATCGGGCACGCCGTCGACCTCGTCCGCGAGGGCAGCGCCGACGTCATGCTCGCCGGCGCGACCGAAGCGCCCATCACGCCGATCACCGCGGCCTGCTTCGACGCGATCCGCGCCACCTCCACCCGCAACGACGACCCGGCGACCGCCTCCCGCCCCTTCGACGCCACCCGCAACGGCTTCGTCCTCGGCGAAGGCTGCGCCGTCCTCGTCCTGGAGGAGTACGGGCACGCCCGCCGCCGCGGCGCACACATCTACGCCGAGATCGCCGGTTTCGCCTCGCGCAGCAACGCGTACCACATGACCGGGCTGCGCCCCGACGGCGTCGAGATGGCTGCCGCCATCACCGCCGCCCTCGACGAGGCGCGCCTCGCGCCCGACCGGATCGACTACGTCAACGCGCACGGCTCCGGCACCAAGCAGAACGACAAGCACGAGACCGAGGCCTTCAAACGGGCCCTCGGACAGCACGCGTACGAGGTGCCCGTCAGCTCCATCAAGTCGATGATCGGCCACTCCCTCGGCGCCATCGGCGCGCTGGAGGTCGCCGCCTGCGCCCTCGCCATCGAGCACGACACCGTCCCGCCGACGGCGAACCTGCACGAGCCGGACCCCGCCTGCGACCTCGACTACACCCCGCTCACCGCCCGCTCGCGGCGCACCGACGCCGTCCTGACCGTCGGCAGCGGCTTCGGCGGCTTCCAGAGCGCGATGATCCTGACCGACCCCGGACTCACCCCGAAGGCCGAGGACTGA
- a CDS encoding thioesterase II family protein, with translation MAVRLHCFAHAGAGDSAFRRWSRSTGSGVDTVAWPLPGRDRRRREPRVTTREALLADLGPLFEHIADEPGVPYVLYGHSLGATIAYTVARALRQTGLPQPALLAVGACPPPGTPAVLAAAAELPDAELLAVLDRYGAAPPDTRPGDVWHRHVMPVLRDDLRLALALRAAADGPVDVPLLAVGGADDRLADAGALAAWGDWTTGRFVQRTLPGGHFFVRDRELPRLLGRAARIVRRSRAQQLQQQRQQQQQHQQEAQRQQQDREQGGTR, from the coding sequence ATGGCGGTACGACTGCACTGCTTCGCGCACGCAGGGGCCGGGGACTCCGCGTTCCGGCGCTGGAGCCGGAGCACGGGCAGCGGCGTCGACACCGTCGCCTGGCCGCTGCCCGGCCGCGACCGGCGCCGCCGCGAGCCGCGCGTCACCACCCGCGAGGCGCTCCTCGCCGACCTGGGACCGCTGTTCGAGCACATCGCCGACGAGCCCGGTGTCCCGTACGTCCTGTACGGGCACAGCCTCGGCGCGACCATCGCCTACACCGTCGCCCGCGCCCTCCGGCAGACCGGGCTGCCGCAGCCCGCGCTGCTCGCCGTCGGCGCCTGCCCGCCGCCCGGCACGCCCGCCGTGCTCGCGGCCGCCGCCGAACTGCCCGACGCCGAACTCCTCGCCGTCCTCGACCGGTACGGTGCCGCGCCGCCCGACACCCGGCCCGGCGACGTGTGGCACCGGCACGTCATGCCCGTCCTCCGCGACGACCTGCGCCTCGCCCTGGCCCTGCGCGCCGCCGCCGACGGCCCCGTCGACGTACCGCTGCTCGCCGTGGGCGGCGCCGACGACCGCCTCGCCGACGCCGGCGCGCTCGCCGCGTGGGGGGACTGGACCACCGGCCGCTTCGTGCAGCGGACCCTGCCCGGCGGCCACTTCTTCGTCCGCGACCGCGAGCTGCCGCGGCTCCTCGGCCGGGCCGCCCGCATCGTCCGGCGCAGCCGCGCACAGCAGCTGCAACAGCAACGGCAACAGCAACAGCAACATCAGCAGGAAGCGCAGCGACAGCAGCAGGATCGGGAACAGGGAGGGACGCGATGA
- a CDS encoding AfsR/SARP family transcriptional regulator: MKIQVLGPLSAEVNGASIVPTAGKPRQILALLALYPGRVMPVPTLMEEIWGTNLPQSALTTLQTYILQLRRRLGTAMGPGTPGSAKDVLATRHGGYLLQVQPQSVDVHEYETLVSGGQSAFEAGDDEQAADMLRKALAIWQGPALVDVRVGPILEIEVMRLEESRLVTVERRIDADLRLGRHTELLAELAELIARHPQHEGLHSQAMVALYRSGRQATGLDVYRRLRARLIDELGVEPSPQLQRLHQAMLTVDPALDVVAGPRRVSTFDLYAA; this comes from the coding sequence ATGAAGATTCAGGTTCTGGGTCCGTTGAGTGCCGAAGTCAACGGGGCGTCGATTGTTCCGACGGCCGGCAAGCCGCGGCAGATCCTGGCGCTGCTCGCCCTGTACCCGGGCCGCGTGATGCCCGTACCCACCCTGATGGAGGAGATCTGGGGAACGAACCTGCCCCAGAGCGCGCTCACGACCCTCCAGACGTACATCCTCCAGCTGCGCAGGCGGCTGGGCACCGCCATGGGCCCCGGCACGCCGGGCAGCGCCAAGGACGTCCTCGCGACCCGGCACGGCGGGTACCTGCTCCAGGTGCAGCCGCAGTCCGTGGACGTCCACGAGTACGAGACGCTCGTCTCGGGCGGCCAGAGCGCCTTCGAGGCGGGCGACGACGAGCAGGCCGCCGACATGCTGCGCAAGGCCCTCGCCATATGGCAGGGCCCGGCCCTCGTCGACGTGCGGGTCGGCCCGATCCTGGAGATCGAGGTCATGCGGCTGGAGGAGAGCCGCCTCGTCACCGTCGAGCGGCGCATCGACGCCGACCTGCGGCTCGGCCGGCACACCGAACTCCTCGCCGAACTCGCCGAGCTGATCGCCCGGCACCCGCAGCACGAGGGCCTGCACTCGCAGGCGATGGTCGCGCTGTACCGCTCGGGCCGCCAGGCCACCGGGCTCGACGTCTACCGCAGGCTGCGCGCCCGGCTGATCGACGAGCTGGGTGTGGAGCCGTCGCCGCAGCTGCAGCGGCTGCACCAGGCGATGCTGACCGTCGACCCGGCCCTCGACGTGGTCGCGGGACCGCGCCGGGTGTCCACGTTCGACCTGTACGCCGCCTAG
- a CDS encoding nuclear transport factor 2 family protein, translated as MSTRTESGIRAESALPAAEFGPLYAQVQQFYARQMQLFDSFEAEGWAATFTADAVFDVPTLPEPVRGRAGLVANVRRNRQAEEATGDRLRHWIGMLDVRPAPDGTLRTRAYAQVHLTPRGGEPRLYRMCVMEDTLVRADSGWQVSRRLVTRDDLR; from the coding sequence ATGAGCACCCGCACCGAATCCGGCATTCGTGCCGAATCAGCGCTGCCTGCGGCCGAATTCGGCCCGCTGTACGCGCAGGTCCAGCAGTTCTACGCCCGCCAGATGCAGCTGTTCGACTCGTTCGAGGCGGAGGGCTGGGCGGCGACGTTCACCGCGGACGCGGTCTTCGACGTGCCGACGCTGCCGGAGCCCGTACGGGGCCGGGCCGGCCTGGTGGCGAACGTACGGCGCAACCGGCAGGCGGAGGAGGCGACCGGGGACCGGCTGCGGCACTGGATCGGCATGCTGGACGTCCGCCCCGCCCCGGACGGCACGCTCCGCACCCGCGCGTACGCCCAGGTCCACCTGACGCCGCGGGGCGGGGAACCGCGGCTGTACCGGATGTGCGTGATGGAGGACACCCTGGTCCGCGCGGATTCGGGCTGGCAGGTCTCCCGCCGCCTGGTGACCCGCGACGACCTCCGCTGA
- the fabG gene encoding 3-oxoacyl-ACP reductase FabG produces MTAPTPASAPAPAPARESRRPVALVTGGTSGIGLAVARDLGRRGHRVFLCARTAEAVEQTVAELRAEGLDVDGTAADVRSGESVAALVAACVARFGPIGVLVNNAGRSGGGPTAGISDELWYDVIDTNLNGVFLLTREVLRNGGLADAANGRIINIASTAGKQGVLLGAPYSASKHAVVGFTKALGKELAPTGVTVNAVCPGYVETPMAERVRAGYAAAWGTTVEDVQEQFEAKIPLGRYATPDEVAAMVGYLTTDLAASVTAQALNVCGGLGNF; encoded by the coding sequence ATGACAGCACCGACACCGGCATCGGCACCGGCACCGGCACCGGCGCGGGAGTCCCGCCGGCCGGTCGCCCTGGTCACCGGCGGCACGAGCGGCATCGGCCTCGCCGTGGCCCGCGACCTCGGCCGGCGCGGCCACCGCGTCTTCCTGTGCGCCCGTACCGCCGAGGCCGTCGAGCAGACCGTCGCCGAACTGCGAGCCGAAGGACTCGACGTCGACGGCACCGCCGCCGACGTCCGCTCCGGCGAGTCGGTCGCCGCGCTCGTCGCGGCCTGCGTCGCGCGGTTCGGACCGATCGGCGTCCTCGTCAACAACGCGGGACGCAGCGGCGGCGGGCCGACCGCCGGGATCAGCGACGAGCTCTGGTACGACGTCATCGACACCAACCTGAACGGCGTCTTCCTGCTGACGCGGGAGGTGCTGCGCAACGGCGGCCTCGCGGACGCCGCGAACGGCCGGATCATCAACATCGCCTCCACGGCCGGCAAGCAGGGCGTCCTGCTCGGCGCGCCCTACTCGGCCTCCAAGCACGCCGTCGTCGGCTTCACCAAGGCCCTCGGCAAGGAGCTCGCGCCGACGGGGGTCACCGTGAACGCCGTCTGCCCCGGGTACGTCGAGACGCCCATGGCGGAGCGGGTGCGCGCCGGGTACGCGGCGGCGTGGGGGACGACCGTCGAGGACGTGCAGGAGCAGTTCGAGGCGAAGATCCCGCTCGGCCGGTACGCGACACCCGACGAGGTCGCGGCGATGGTCGGCTACCTGACCACGGACCTGGCGGCATCGGTGACGGCGCAGGCGCTCAACGTCTGCGGCGGACTGGGGAACTTCTGA
- a CDS encoding acyl carrier protein codes for MNRLELSSLTRILRECAGEEEGVDLDGDVLDQYWFELGYDSLAVLQTTGYIEREFGIVLDGEDFDEADTPRRYLDMVNRVLSERAPV; via the coding sequence ATGAACCGCCTGGAGCTCAGCAGTCTGACCCGCATCCTGCGGGAGTGCGCCGGAGAGGAGGAGGGCGTCGACCTCGACGGCGACGTCCTCGACCAGTACTGGTTCGAGCTCGGCTACGACTCCCTCGCCGTGCTCCAGACCACCGGCTACATCGAGCGGGAGTTCGGCATCGTCCTCGACGGCGAGGACTTCGACGAGGCCGACACGCCCCGCCGCTACCTGGACATGGTCAACCGGGTCCTCTCGGAGCGGGCCCCCGTCTGA
- a CDS encoding FAD-dependent oxidoreductase — protein MRTRTTTPPPHTTAPRHTTALRAATGTPAEPPAGRAARILVVGAGPVGLTAAHELARRGLPVRLVDAAPGPAATSRAVAVHPRTLETFDQMGLADAFLAAGRRNQAFTMYASGRRLVRLEADYETMPTRHPYSLVIEQTRTEELLREAVARLGVTVEWGVRLTALDQDDTAVRATLEHADGTREEYEVPWLVGCDGGHSTVRKQLGLPLIGESRDTWELADAAVETDLPPDTIYWAHTGGQALMMVPYQEAGRWRLLDTAPVRRPGDAYDPADVAARFSRKLSAGLGRPVTVGEPAWSSVFTFQQRMVPRMREGRCFVAGDAAHVHSPASGQGMNTGIQEAYNLGWKLAMADRGQAGPELLATYGMERVPVGRALLGSTRKATFLVQFKNRLAGVALPVVFTFVRNITPLRRAIQRKVLGGMSGLRLAYPDSPLSTPVTGPGLPAGTRAAAAAARHPDAPGAQALTAELRDPRWTLLWAAAGPGEALRVARATAAEHADWLSVRTVGDTAGRGPDPLPDPDGLLRRTLALAPGGWLLIRPDGYVAAGGPVLGWQALERALAPLGRLAEVHELRPYAEARAEARAEAQAEQQRRQALQQVSGGSPAVRDTVESTPRVLEGQR, from the coding sequence ATGCGGACCCGGACCACCACGCCCCCGCCGCACACCACCGCCCCGCGGCACACCACCGCCCTGCGGGCCGCCACCGGCACGCCCGCCGAGCCGCCCGCCGGCCGGGCCGCCCGAATCCTCGTCGTCGGCGCGGGCCCCGTCGGCCTCACCGCCGCCCACGAACTCGCCCGCCGCGGCCTGCCCGTACGGCTCGTCGACGCCGCGCCCGGCCCCGCCGCCACCAGCCGCGCCGTCGCCGTCCACCCCCGCACCCTGGAGACGTTCGACCAGATGGGCCTGGCCGACGCCTTCCTCGCCGCCGGCCGCCGCAACCAGGCCTTCACCATGTACGCCTCCGGCCGGCGCCTCGTCCGCCTCGAAGCCGACTACGAGACGATGCCGACCCGGCACCCGTACAGCCTCGTCATCGAGCAGACCCGCACCGAGGAGCTGCTGCGCGAGGCCGTCGCCCGGCTCGGCGTCACCGTCGAATGGGGCGTCCGCCTCACCGCCCTCGACCAGGACGACACCGCCGTCCGCGCCACCCTCGAACACGCCGACGGCACCCGCGAGGAGTACGAGGTCCCCTGGCTCGTCGGCTGCGACGGCGGCCACAGCACCGTCCGCAAACAGCTCGGCCTCCCCCTGATCGGCGAATCCCGCGACACCTGGGAGCTCGCCGACGCCGCCGTCGAGACCGACCTCCCGCCCGACACCATCTACTGGGCGCACACCGGCGGCCAGGCCCTGATGATGGTCCCCTACCAGGAGGCCGGGCGGTGGCGGCTGCTCGACACCGCACCCGTACGCCGCCCCGGCGACGCCTACGACCCGGCGGACGTCGCCGCACGCTTCTCCCGCAAGCTCAGCGCCGGCCTCGGCCGCCCCGTCACCGTCGGCGAACCCGCCTGGAGCTCCGTCTTCACCTTCCAGCAGCGCATGGTCCCCCGTATGCGGGAAGGCCGCTGCTTCGTCGCCGGCGACGCCGCCCACGTCCACAGCCCCGCCTCCGGGCAGGGCATGAACACCGGCATCCAGGAGGCGTACAACCTCGGCTGGAAGCTCGCCATGGCCGACCGCGGGCAGGCCGGACCCGAGCTGCTGGCCACGTACGGCATGGAGCGCGTCCCCGTCGGGCGGGCGCTGCTCGGCTCCACCCGCAAGGCCACCTTCCTCGTCCAGTTCAAGAACCGGCTCGCCGGCGTCGCCCTGCCCGTCGTCTTCACCTTCGTCCGCAACATCACCCCACTGCGCCGGGCCATCCAGCGCAAGGTCCTCGGCGGCATGTCCGGGCTCCGCCTCGCCTACCCCGACAGCCCCCTGTCCACCCCCGTCACCGGGCCCGGCCTGCCCGCCGGGACCCGCGCCGCGGCCGCCGCCGCCCGGCACCCCGACGCCCCCGGCGCCCAGGCCCTCACCGCCGAACTCCGCGACCCCCGCTGGACCCTGCTGTGGGCCGCCGCCGGACCCGGCGAAGCCCTCCGCGTCGCCCGCGCCACCGCCGCCGAACACGCCGACTGGCTCTCCGTACGCACCGTCGGCGACACCGCCGGCCGCGGCCCCGACCCGCTGCCCGACCCCGACGGCCTGCTGCGCCGCACCCTCGCCCTCGCACCGGGCGGCTGGCTCCTCATCCGGCCCGACGGGTACGTCGCCGCCGGCGGGCCCGTCCTCGGCTGGCAGGCCCTGGAGCGGGCGCTCGCCCCGCTGGGCCGGCTCGCCGAGGTCCACGAGCTGCGCCCGTACGCCGAGGCGCGGGCGGAGGCACGGGCCGAGGCGCAGGCGGAGCAGCAGCGCCGGCAGGCCCTCCAGCAGGTGTCCGGCGGATCTCCAGCGGTCCGCGACACGGTCGAGTCCACACCACGAGTCCTGGAGGGACAGCGATGA
- a CDS encoding AfsR/SARP family transcriptional regulator, whose protein sequence is MEFGAYSGSGVEFRILGPVEVHDGRTGARVVPSGPKQRALLAALVVRAGEVLAADRLIDELWGGHPPASAANALQAHVARLRRLLPQGPAGPDGGEAEWISTHPLGYLLQPGGASSDAQRFQLLSAEGRALLAGEPDRAAGLLRSALALWRGPALDGGARGAICAGEADRLEELRLTTLETLYEARLRCGRHADSVRELERLTARHPLRERFYDLLMLALYRCGRQGEALGVYERARRRLVDGLGVEPGPALHGRMEEILRHAPSLAAPGPAAAAYAGPGQAADQAADAEAELPALRREIALLGDRIAVLGRQQQVLLRRLQELSGATARPSLPRLVPDDGPRASEALADPTWGLSPAVNSDRAPAPFG, encoded by the coding sequence ATGGAATTCGGCGCGTACAGCGGCAGCGGGGTGGAGTTCCGCATCCTGGGCCCGGTGGAGGTCCACGACGGCCGGACCGGGGCCCGGGTCGTGCCGTCGGGCCCGAAGCAGCGGGCGCTGCTCGCCGCGCTGGTCGTGCGGGCCGGGGAGGTGCTGGCCGCGGACCGGCTCATCGACGAGCTGTGGGGCGGCCACCCTCCGGCGTCCGCCGCGAACGCCCTGCAGGCGCACGTGGCGCGGCTGCGCCGGCTGCTGCCGCAGGGCCCGGCCGGCCCGGACGGCGGCGAGGCGGAGTGGATCAGCACGCACCCGCTGGGCTACCTGCTGCAGCCGGGCGGCGCGTCGAGCGACGCGCAGCGCTTCCAGCTGCTGTCCGCGGAGGGCCGCGCGCTCCTCGCCGGGGAACCGGACCGGGCGGCGGGCCTGCTGCGGTCGGCGCTCGCGCTGTGGCGGGGTCCGGCTCTGGACGGCGGGGCGCGCGGGGCGATCTGCGCGGGCGAGGCGGACCGGCTGGAGGAGCTGCGGCTGACGACGCTGGAGACGCTGTACGAGGCGCGGCTGCGCTGCGGCCGGCACGCCGACTCGGTGCGGGAGCTGGAGCGGCTGACGGCCCGCCACCCGCTGCGGGAGCGGTTCTACGACCTGCTGATGCTGGCCCTGTACCGGTGCGGCCGGCAGGGCGAGGCGCTCGGCGTGTACGAGCGCGCCCGCCGTCGGCTGGTGGACGGGCTCGGCGTGGAGCCGGGGCCGGCGCTGCACGGCCGGATGGAGGAGATCCTGCGGCACGCCCCCTCCCTGGCGGCCCCGGGGCCGGCCGCGGCGGCGTACGCGGGCCCGGGCCAGGCGGCGGACCAGGCGGCGGACGCGGAGGCGGAGCTGCCGGCGCTGCGGCGGGAGATCGCACTGCTGGGCGACCGGATCGCCGTACTGGGCCGGCAGCAGCAGGTCCTGTTGCGGCGGCTCCAGGAGCTGTCCGGTGCGACGGCCCGCCCGAGCCTGCCACGGCTGGTTCCGGATGACGGCCCGCGGGCCTCGGAGGCGCTTGCCGATCCGACGTGGGGGCTTTCCCCGGCGGTCAATTCCGACAGGGCTCCGGCGCCCTTCGGATAA
- a CDS encoding ketosynthase chain-length factor, with translation MSTAATATAPAVTGIGVAAPNGLGLKAWWAAVLRGESGIRPLTRFDASPYPVRLAGEVPGFVDEEHVPSRLLQQTDRVTRLSLAAAKEALDDAGADPADLPDYAAGVVTANSAGGFEFGQRELEALWSRGGRHVSAYQSFAWFYAVNSGQISIRHGLRGASGVIVTEQAGGLDATAHARRQIRKGAHLVITGGIDSSLCPWGWAAHLAGGGLSTEPDPARAYLPFDRDASGYVVGEGGAHLVLEDAARARERGARAYGVIAGHGAAFDGPGSGSAGGPAGGASGGAVSSGCRLGAAAEAALADAGIGPGDVDVVFADAAGERTADRREAEALAELFGPRAVPVTAPKSMTGRLAAGGSALDLAAALMALHEQVVPPTTGTSAPADDCPVDLVTGAPRTGLRLRTALVLARGRGGFNSAVVVRAPAA, from the coding sequence ATGAGCACCGCAGCCACCGCCACCGCCCCCGCCGTCACCGGGATCGGCGTCGCCGCCCCCAACGGCCTCGGCCTGAAGGCCTGGTGGGCCGCCGTACTCCGCGGCGAGAGCGGCATCCGCCCGCTGACCCGCTTCGACGCCTCCCCCTACCCGGTGCGGCTTGCGGGCGAGGTCCCCGGGTTCGTCGACGAGGAGCACGTCCCGAGCCGGCTCCTCCAGCAGACCGACCGGGTCACCCGCCTGTCGCTCGCCGCCGCCAAGGAGGCCCTCGACGACGCCGGCGCCGACCCCGCCGACCTGCCCGACTACGCGGCCGGCGTCGTCACCGCCAACTCCGCCGGCGGGTTCGAGTTCGGGCAGCGCGAGCTGGAGGCGCTGTGGAGCCGCGGCGGCCGGCACGTCAGCGCCTACCAGTCCTTCGCCTGGTTCTACGCCGTCAACAGCGGCCAGATCTCCATCCGGCACGGGCTGCGCGGCGCCAGCGGCGTCATCGTCACCGAGCAGGCCGGAGGCCTGGACGCGACTGCGCACGCCCGGCGGCAGATCCGCAAGGGCGCCCACCTCGTCATCACCGGCGGCATCGACTCCTCGCTGTGCCCGTGGGGGTGGGCCGCGCACCTCGCGGGCGGCGGGCTGAGCACCGAGCCCGACCCGGCGCGCGCCTATCTGCCGTTCGACCGGGACGCGAGCGGGTACGTGGTCGGTGAGGGCGGGGCGCACCTGGTCCTGGAGGACGCCGCGCGGGCGCGGGAGCGCGGGGCGCGCGCCTACGGGGTGATCGCCGGGCACGGGGCCGCGTTCGACGGGCCTGGCAGCGGGTCCGCCGGCGGGCCTGCCGGCGGCGCTTCGGGCGGTGCCGTGAGCAGCGGCTGCCGGCTGGGCGCCGCGGCCGAGGCCGCACTCGCCGACGCCGGCATCGGACCCGGCGACGTGGACGTCGTCTTCGCCGACGCCGCCGGCGAACGCACCGCCGACCGCCGCGAAGCCGAGGCCCTCGCGGAGCTGTTCGGGCCGCGGGCCGTGCCCGTCACCGCCCCGAAGTCGATGACGGGGCGGCTCGCCGCCGGCGGATCCGCCCTCGACCTCGCCGCCGCGCTGATGGCGCTGCACGAGCAGGTCGTCCCGCCGACCACCGGAACCTCCGCCCCCGCCGACGACTGCCCCGTCGACCTCGTCACGGGCGCCCCCCGCACCGGGCTGCGGCTGCGCACGGCGCTGGTCCTGGCCCGCGGGCGCGGCGGCTTCAACTCGGCCGTCGTCGTCCGCGCCCCGGCGGCCTGA
- a CDS encoding class I adenylate-forming enzyme family protein → MPTLVYPQLPLDGLLRRAAVRDPAGWAIRAGRGRGRAGGAGTATFAELDARTDRIAAWLEEACGRRGARIGVANTLDAGFAAAYYGAVRSGNTAVLVNPLLKEAGLLHVCTAAAVEIAFVPTATAETLLKLADRLPALRTVVVTDAPDGVVPGDALPLAAVLDSAAERACLPPGRADLDADACIQFTTGTTGRPKGVRLSHRNLVANAAQIAAAHRLGSDSVTLNHLPLYHVMHLNSAVFAGSFQVLCPDPDPVASLALAAEVSATHYYGLPARLHALAADDRLAGPFPAGTSLTAVLSGGSALAPSAARALEERLGVPVVQGYGMAELSPLSHCQDPHDPKPGSVGKAVPGTEFRIVHLETRTPLDVYATGEVQVRGPQVTAGYLDRPCPALAPDGWFSTGDVGYRTEDGSLFLVDRLGDVFKYDNELVSPTAVERIVAADPRVADCVAAGWPDPVHGAVVWLGLVLRDAAAPAARRLDLADAVVEGANERLAGFEQIRRVDILDAVPRNHAGKPERAALRKDIRARAAAEAAAGAPGAAGAAAVAAPDAAEAVL, encoded by the coding sequence ATGCCGACACTCGTGTACCCGCAACTCCCCTTGGACGGCCTGCTGCGCCGCGCAGCCGTCCGGGACCCCGCCGGCTGGGCGATCCGCGCGGGCCGCGGCCGCGGGCGCGCCGGCGGGGCCGGGACCGCCACGTTCGCCGAACTCGACGCCCGCACCGACCGGATCGCCGCCTGGCTGGAGGAGGCCTGCGGCCGCCGCGGCGCCCGCATCGGCGTCGCCAACACCCTCGACGCCGGCTTCGCCGCCGCCTACTACGGGGCCGTGCGCAGCGGCAACACGGCCGTGCTGGTCAACCCGCTGCTCAAGGAGGCGGGCCTGCTGCACGTGTGCACCGCCGCCGCCGTCGAGATCGCCTTCGTGCCCACCGCGACCGCCGAGACGCTGCTGAAACTCGCCGACCGGCTGCCCGCGCTGCGCACCGTCGTCGTGACCGACGCGCCGGACGGGGTCGTCCCCGGCGACGCCCTGCCGCTGGCCGCCGTCCTGGACTCGGCCGCCGAGCGGGCCTGCCTGCCGCCGGGGCGGGCCGACCTCGACGCCGACGCATGCATCCAGTTCACCACCGGCACCACCGGCCGCCCCAAGGGCGTCCGCCTCAGCCACCGCAACCTCGTCGCGAACGCCGCACAGATCGCCGCCGCGCACCGGCTCGGCAGCGACTCCGTCACCCTCAACCACCTCCCCCTGTACCACGTGATGCACCTCAACTCGGCGGTCTTCGCCGGCTCCTTCCAGGTGCTGTGCCCCGACCCCGACCCGGTCGCCTCGCTCGCGCTGGCCGCCGAGGTGTCCGCCACGCACTACTACGGGCTCCCCGCCCGCCTGCACGCCCTCGCCGCCGACGACCGGCTCGCCGGCCCCTTCCCGGCAGGGACGAGCCTGACCGCCGTCCTGTCCGGGGGGAGCGCGCTCGCGCCGAGCGCCGCCCGCGCCCTGGAGGAGCGGCTCGGCGTGCCCGTCGTCCAGGGGTACGGGATGGCCGAGCTGTCGCCGCTCTCGCACTGCCAGGACCCGCACGACCCGAAGCCGGGCTCCGTCGGGAAGGCCGTACCGGGCACCGAGTTCCGCATCGTCCACCTGGAGACGCGGACCCCGCTCGACGTGTACGCCACCGGCGAGGTGCAGGTCCGCGGGCCGCAGGTGACGGCCGGCTACCTGGACCGGCCCTGCCCCGCCCTCGCCCCCGACGGGTGGTTCTCCACCGGGGACGTCGGCTACCGCACCGAGGACGGCTCGCTGTTCCTCGTGGACCGCCTCGGCGACGTCTTCAAGTACGACAACGAACTCGTCTCGCCGACCGCCGTCGAGCGGATCGTCGCCGCCGACCCGCGCGTCGCCGACTGCGTCGCCGCAGGCTGGCCCGACCCCGTCCACGGGGCCGTCGTCTGGCTCGGGCTCGTCCTGCGCGACGCGGCCGCGCCCGCCGCCCGCCGCCTCGACCTCGCCGACGCGGTCGTGGAGGGCGCCAACGAGCGCCTCGCCGGCTTCGAGCAGATCCGCCGCGTCGACATCCTCGACGCCGTCCCCCGCAACCACGCCGGCAAGCCCGAGCGCGCCGCCCTCCGCAAGGACATCCGGGCCCGCGCCGCCGCCGAAGCGGCCGCCGGGGCGCCCGGGGCCGCCGGGGCCGCCGCCGTTGCCGCCCCGGACGCCGCCGAGGCCGTCCTGTGA